In Hyphomicrobiales bacterium, one genomic interval encodes:
- a CDS encoding cyclic nucleotide-binding domain-containing protein — protein MSQTQNGGSTPKGHGTGSEDGVHIFLEGLDEAGWRLIRRHGEAQVFAPGEVLVGEGERDEAIFIIEAGSAEVVLGLVDDGDAGGWSMAGQRRGGRVIAQLPTGTVFGEIAFFDRMPRSATVRATSAGRMLRLTRDGFERLAAWEPHLGRRILLELGRILALRLRWVQSQSTVRR, from the coding sequence ATGAGCCAGACGCAAAATGGCGGATCGACGCCCAAGGGCCACGGCACGGGAAGCGAGGATGGCGTGCACATTTTCCTCGAGGGACTCGACGAGGCCGGCTGGCGTCTCATCCGCCGGCACGGCGAGGCGCAGGTGTTCGCACCTGGTGAAGTGTTGGTCGGTGAGGGCGAGCGCGACGAGGCGATCTTCATCATCGAGGCGGGGAGCGCGGAAGTGGTGCTCGGCCTCGTCGACGATGGCGATGCCGGCGGATGGTCCATGGCCGGGCAACGGCGCGGCGGGCGGGTGATCGCGCAATTGCCCACTGGAACAGTGTTCGGTGAAATCGCGTTTTTCGACCGAATGCCACGCAGCGCAACGGTTCGGGCGACCTCGGCGGGCCGGATGCTGCGCCTGACGCGGGACGGGTTCGAGCGGCTTGCGGCCTGGGAGCCGCACCTCGGTCGTCGCATCCTTCTCGAACTCGGGCGGATTCTTGCGCTTCGACTGCGCTGGGTCCAGAGCCAATCAACGGTGCGGCGCTAG